The genome window TGGATACCGCCGGTACTATTGGTCCTATGCGACATGAGGGCGGAGATCGAGTGAAGGAGAGATTTTCTGGGGATAATGTCATTATTTCTCATGGAAAGCTGGTTCTTCCTCGGGTGAGGCGGTGATGTGTCTAGAGTTGGATTTGTCAGTCATTGTCAATGTATGTAAATAGGACTATTCATGTAGTTCGAGTCGGCATATGTTGATAAATGGGTAGATAGTACTAGACGGGTTGTCAATTCGTGGACGGTAGTTTGACCTACTCCAGCCATTTCCACAGTCCATTCCGATTAGCTATACTTCGATCTTCAAATACCACGTTTGTCAAGAAGCTTGACACACAATTAGTTCCCAGTAAACACGGTAATCAGCTGCACGAGCAATTCATTCTGCTTTTAAAGAAGATCGCCActagagaagaagaaaatgttGATAGCTAGTATACTGAACACTGACACTACAGTTCCACCCACGCTGCAAGCACGGCTTCAAGCCAGCCCAGAGCAGCATACTGCACGATACACACCTTACTTATAGCGTAGTTCTCATTCCATCTTATACGGCTGTCTTTTCAGATCAAACTGCCAAATGTCAGCCATCTTTATCACAAGAAAGCCCTTACAGCAACGCAACAACTTACCTCAATCCCCTCACTCTGATCCAACACAACAGCACGCTCACCAAACCCAATCCAGGTCGCCGGGAGATCTAACACCCCCGCATACGCATCCTCAAAGATCCTCTGTACCTTCCGCACAGCACTAATCGACTCCTTTCCCCGTAGCACAATCATGAACACATAATAACTGGGAACAGACCGCCCACCCCCAAAGTAAGCACTAAGATCAAAGCCTACCTCAGTAGGAGCATTAACCACCAAATCTAGCACTTCAGTGGAGGCATGTTGCTTGAGAAGAGATGTAAACTTATCGATCAtctctccattcttctccCCGGAATGCTGCGCATCACTTAACGCGACAAAGTACATGCCAACAAAAGAACGCTCCCGTGTTGGAGTCGCCGACTCAATAGCTGCCAACGGAACCATTTCCTCCCTAACAAACATAGGCATCACAGCACCAAAATCCGAAAAGTTCGCCCCATCAGGTCCTACTTTCGTCCTGACCCACTCGGAAGCAAAATTCTGGACCATGTGTTCCTCCGAGGAGAGATAGAGCTCTGTGAGACCGTCATTGAAGGCCCATGCTGGGTGAGCGTTTGGTATCTTTCGAGAAGGGTCGACGTGATATGCGGTGTCGAGGAAGTGGGTTTGGAAGTATTTCCTGACTTGGATGTAAGTGAGGTGCCATTTGTGTATGTTTGCCTGGATGGGGGGGATAGTCACATACAAGGGCGTTTCAGATGGACTAGGGCCTTTACTTAGGGCCCCATGTACTTGGTAGTGGTAGTCGAAGAATTCTTCTCTTGTCAAGCCGGCTCTTCGTCGCAGGGCGATTAATTGTTTGATGATGGGCATCTTGGGTACGTGTGGGTAATGGGAGTATGGGGCATCTATTCttttgggttgggtggtATGATCAGACGGGTAGTATTTATTCAGTACATGCTCTTGAGGCTGTAGATAATGGAGCTATAATGGTGTAGAGGCGAAACGTCCACAGTCTAGGAACGTTACTCGTCAAGCGGGCGCTGCCGATGGAGCCGGTGGGGAGAATTCTCGGCTTTGCCGATGGGGTTTGCCGCAACGGGGCCGCCTGTGTACTGGGCCGATGGCGGGGTGCCGGGAAGAAAGTCATGATCAATTAACTTAACTGTATAGTTCCACTATTACGCAGAGAGGCTCCAAGTTCTATAGGTTTCTTGTCAGGTAGAGAAGGCGGGATGACGTGGTGACCAGAGGTTTACTTCCGACGGGGAAGTTCTGAGGCGCTCAACTGTACAGTATTAATACCCCCTGAGCGTATTATCTACATCTACCCTTGTTATTAGTTACTCTGCACTTGACCCTGCTCTCCTCCAATGCCTCCTGAAGACGAGAACACAGCTCTGTACGTGGATGAAGACGTGAGTTTCTCGGTCCGTCGCCAACAGGAAATTCCTACTCCAGCCGATGATGAAATCCTTATCGAAACGCAATTTTCTGGAACCAATCCCGCCGATCTCAAACATGCCACGCTCCTAGGCATCTATCCTGCAGTTCTTGGATATGACTTTTGCGGCACAGTTCTCAAGGCCCCTACCAGTTCGACATTTCAACCCGGAGACCTAGTTGCTGGATACACACCCACCGGAATAAACCGACCGCCCAAATACGGTACCCATCAGCGATACTTGGCATGTCCCGAGGATATGGTCTTTCCAGTCCCTGCAGCACTACCACTACACCATGCTGCGAGTTTGACGGTGGTGGCCATGACTGCTGCGGATGctctatataatatcttcAACCTTCCTCTGCCGCATGAACATGACAACCAAGCGAAAACTACGAAGTCCTTGTTGATTTGGGGCGCCTCATCGAGCGTTGGTCTTTGTGCTCTCCAGCTCGCTCGTGTGAGTGGTGTTCATCCGATTATCGTCACTGCTTCTCCAGAGAGACATTCCCTACTACAAGAGCTTGGGGCCACTCGCTGCTTTGACTACAAGTCTTCCAGTGTTATTTCGGATATTAAAGCGACCGTGAGAGATTCTCAGCAGGGTCCATTGACATGCGGATTTGATGCAGTTGGAAGCCATAAGGGAGGTGTCAGCTCCGCACAGCTAGTTGCTGAGTGCTGTTCGGAAGATGCAACGCTTGTATCTGTTGTTGTTCAGAGTGACCTCAAATTCAAGATGCCTATTGCCACCCCGAACAGGAATGTGGTTATCAAGGTCCAGGATGTGCCATTCCCGATTACGATCCCTGCAAGACCGGCAGATTATCAGCGTGCGTGGCGTGCGCTGACCTGGGCCGTGGAGAATTATGGTGTTAAGTTTCGACTGCCTTCTGTCGATGTATTTGAAGGGACGGCAGAAGAGGCGATGGAAGAGTTGAAGGCGATAGCAGATGGAGGAAGGTTTGGGAAGCTGGCGTTGAAGCATCCACTACAGTAGTTGTAATTAGATATCTGAGATTAAGCAATCGAGCTGTACAACTCCAGCTAGTTGAAATAGATTTGAAGCTCAGCAATAAGAATACGGGGAGTTCCATTAACTAAAGATCAATGTATGATCGAACAAGGCCCTATattggttgttgctgtttaCCTCGGTTGAAAGCGATGAATAAGAGAATGTGGGGTGGCGGGATGTGGGGGCTTGCGTCAGTGAACTCCCACTTGTCCGGCTCGTGGTTTCCGAGTCTGCAACTGGTCCTTCTACTTCACCAACCCAGCAATCTGTACCTGACTATGGAAGCCCCAACAGCAGACGGGCTGGACACGTCGGGAAGATGGACGTGTGAATTCTGCCCAGAGAGTTTTGCCCGAAAAGAGCATCTCCAACGACATGAATTCAGCCATCTCGGATTGAAGCCGTTTCGATGCGATGTGTGTTCTCGCATGTTTTCTAGAAGGTTTGTGTCCTCATCATATAGCTAATCTCACTAGTATATTGTTGAGAATAATAACTGTTACAGGGATACTATGAGGAAACACCAAGCCACTCATTCGAGAGaaagtgatggtgaagaaCCACCTTGCACCCGCAATCGTCGGCGGTCCCAGAAAGCGTGTCTAAATTGTGCCAAGGCGAAGCAACGCTGCAATGGAAAGTCGCCATGTCGTCGATGTGTTAAGCGAAACATACAATGTGCATTTCCAAAGCCAACGCCTGCAATGGAGGATCCTCCACTAATACAGACGCCGGAGTTCGTCCATTCTACTCTCTTCTTGAACGGCGATACTACATTCATCTCAAATGGCAGTGGCGATCATGTCACCTTCGACGAACAACATGTACGAGCCGACCACTTTTCATTCGAAGACCTGGCAGCTACTATGAGATCTGACGAACAACATCGAGAAGACTGCAGTATGTACCCTATCCATCACCCCGGTGAAAACGCTATCCATCCACATGTGTTATTACTACCTAGCCAAGGGTTAGGCGACGCCATGGCAGTGGACATGAGTATGGGTCTACCATCAGGAGGATCAGTCACCTCACCCTCCACCCGGGAAGACAACGATGAGATTCCTTCGTTGCAAAGTGATTTCTCCATGCCAGAAGAGTCTCGTGCGCACCGTTACTGCTGCACTCGGTTTCCAGAGACTCAGCCAGATGAAGACGTAATTGCAGCTGAGGATTATGGGCGTGTTAGACCCATTCCAGACAAGCAATATCAACAGATCTGTGAATTCTGGAAGAGCCAGCAATGTTCCTCGTGTGCATCACCTTTCATcagccttttcttcttgaacgCGATGGTCCAGCTTTACTTCGAGCACCATGACCCTTGGATGCCTTTCATTCATCCGTCATCTTTCGACACAGGAGATGCCTCGTGGGTCCTTATATTAGCGGTGGCATCTGTCGGGTGCCAATACTCTAACGTGGAGCGCTCGGAGCTTTATGTCCTAGGTTTACAGGACCTTCTACAGAAGGCACTTCCGAAGGATGTAAGTTGCCTTAACTTCACTATCTGCTTCAGTGTAGCTGACTCGCTAGGCCACGGAAACTATTACCCTTGACCAGATGACACTTGCGCAGTGTCTTCTTCTACGCAATACAGCTCTCCTGTTTAGCGGTTACGAAGATGAGATTCTTACGTCTCAGTACCAGAGGAACATGCTCACTTCAGTG of Aspergillus luchuensis IFO 4308 DNA, chromosome 7, nearly complete sequence contains these proteins:
- a CDS encoding EthD domain-containing protein (COG:S;~EggNog:ENOG410PWSH;~InterPro:IPR011008,IPR009799;~PFAM:PF07110;~go_function: GO:0016491 - oxidoreductase activity [Evidence IEA]) codes for the protein MPIIKQLIALRRRAGLTREEFFDYHYQVHGALSKGPSPSETPLKYFQTHFLDTAYHVDPSRKIPNAHPAWAFNDGLTELYLSSEEHMVQNFASEWVRTKVGPDGANFSDFGAVMPMFVREEMVPLAAIESATPTRERSFVGMYFVALSDAQHSGEKNGEMIDKFTSLLKQHASTEVLDLVVNAPTEVGFDLSAYFGGGRSVPSYYVFMIVLRGKESISAVRKVQRIFEDAYAGVLDLPATWIGFGERAVVLDQSEGIEFDLKRQPYKME
- a CDS encoding zinc-binding alcohol dehydrogenase family protein (COG:Q;~EggNog:ENOG410PKEZ;~InterPro:IPR013149,IPR036291,IPR020843,IPR011032;~PFAM:PF00107;~go_function: GO:0016491 - oxidoreductase activity [Evidence IEA];~go_process: GO:0055114 - oxidation-reduction process [Evidence IEA]), which gives rise to MPPEDENTALYVDEDVSFSVRRQQEIPTPADDEILIETQFSGTNPADLKHATLLGIYPAVLGYDFCGTVLKAPTSSTFQPGDLVAGYTPTGINRPPKYGTHQRYLACPEDMVFPVPAALPLHHAASLTVVAMTAADALYNIFNLPLPHEHDNQAKTTKSLLIWGASSSVGLCALQLARVSGVHPIIVTASPERHSLLQELGATRCFDYKSSSVISDIKATVRDSQQGPLTCGFDAVGSHKGGVSSAQLVAECCSEDATLVSVVVQSDLKFKMPIATPNRNVVIKVQDVPFPITIPARPADYQRAWRALTWAVENYGVKFRLPSVDVFEGTAEEAMEELKAIADGGRFGKLALKHPLQ
- a CDS encoding uncharacterized protein (COG:S;~EggNog:ENOG410PUF0;~InterPro:IPR036236,IPR036864,IPR007219,IPR013087, IPR001138;~PFAM:PF00172,PF04082,PF00096;~go_function: GO:0000981 - DNA-binding transcription factor activity, RNA polymerase II-specific [Evidence IEA];~go_function: GO:0003677 - DNA binding [Evidence IEA];~go_function: GO:0008270 - zinc ion binding [Evidence IEA];~go_process: GO:0006351 - transcription, DNA-templated [Evidence IEA];~go_process: GO:0006355 - regulation of transcription, DNA-templated [Evidence IEA]) gives rise to the protein MEAPTADGLDTSGRWTCEFCPESFARKEHLQRHEFSHLGLKPFRCDVCSRMFSRRDTMRKHQATHSRESDGEEPPCTRNRRRSQKACLNCAKAKQRCNGKSPCRRCVKRNIQCAFPKPTPAMEDPPLIQTPEFVHSTLFLNGDTTFISNGSGDHVTFDEQHVRADHFSFEDLAATMRSDEQHREDCSMYPIHHPGENAIHPHVLLLPSQGLGDAMAVDMSMGLPSGGSVTSPSTREDNDEIPSLQSDFSMPEESRAHRYCCTRFPETQPDEDVIAAEDYGRVRPIPDKQYQQICEFWKSQQCSSCASPFISLFFLNAMVQLYFEHHDPWMPFIHPSSFDTGDASWVLILAVASVGCQYSNVERSELYVLGLQDLLQKALPKDATETITLDQMTLAQCLLLRNTALLFSGYEDEILTSQYQRNMLTSVAKLVSANVTESIHSPDDLDPYERWRRWVGLESQRRIVYCVYVIECCYWIFKDAPSSMTLDDFKIALPCNNILWTSDFEKSQDNIPANIEANDRPSLKTAFSNPDLLDTLLNDNSDLSSLVILLTFNVEERRLLRSAQPWFAADIATGLNERKLYKWPDELVSFRTALDDKCDPTIIRFSMLNSISNNAPTFLKVMFHVTNILRRTPLRCLYALSGWQVTVDQMTAAATSLTQWMQQNPTLARETLLQATTLYGVLYDETTGPGCHHLAFLTAGLYIWAYCIVGGEDGTARANGTRTISQRPLRPDRGVPDDVKNSWIQGTLDAPIYVKGVGILNNPESAIRVLKGFRLALSSHRSWPSLRHGLIYSISEVIDGRFASLSPELKSSGWRKNVNRETRA